The Thermotoga neapolitana DSM 4359 sequence TGGAAAAACCCTTCGAAGTTCTGAGTTATGTGAAGAACGCAGGTTCCGTGTTCCTTGGAAGGTACACCTGCGAATCCGTGGGAGACTACGGTGCGGGGCCAAACCATGTGCTTCCCACGTTCAGGTCCGCAAGGTTTTCTTCTGGACTCAGGGTTTCTGATTTCACAAAGAAGATCTTCGTCACCCACTTTTCCGAGGAAGATTTCAAGAAGAAAAGTGTGCTCTACTCCAGAATGGCACGATGGGAAGGCTTTGAGGCACACGCGAGGGCTGTGGACGTGAGGAGGGAATCGCTGTGAATCCCGTTGATCTGATCATAAAAAGGGCTTACCCGTACGAGACAGAGAAGAGAGACAGGATCTACCTCGCCCTGAACGAAAATCCGTTTCCCTTTCCGAAAGAACTCACAGAGGAGGTCTTCAGAAAACTCGAAGGCGACAAGATGAGAATATATTACGATTCTCCGGACGAAGAACTCATCGAAAAGATTCTTGAATATCTCGATGCCGATTTTTTGAGAGAGAATAACGTGTCGATCGGAAACGGTGCCGACGAGATCATATACGTGATGATGCTCATGTTCGAACGAGCGGTTTTCTTCCCCCCCACCTACAGCTGTTACAGAATTTTCGCGAAGGCGGTTGGTGCAAAGTACCTCGAAATTCCTCTCACGAAGTATCTGAAAATACCAGAAGTCGATGTTGGAGAGGGAGACGTTGTCTTCATCCCAAATCCCAACAATCCAACGGGTCATGTCTTCGAAAGGGAGGAGATCGAAAAGATCCTGAAAAAAGGAGCGTTCGTTGCTCTGGATGAAGCCTACTACGAATTCCATGGAGAAAGCTACATCGACCTTTTGAAAGAGTACGAAAATCTTGCCATCATCAGGACATTTTCCAAGGCGTTTTCTCTCGCTGCTCAGAGGATCGGATACGTCATCTCCTCTGAAAAGTTCATCGACGCGTACAACAGAGTGAGACTGCCGTTCAACGTGAGTTACGTCTCCCAGACCTTTGCGAAGGTGGCGCTGGAACACATCGATATCTTCAAAGAGCGGATAGAATACATCGTCTCGGAGAGGGAGAGAATGAAAAAAGCACTGAAGGAGCTGAACTATTCCATTTCCGACTCGCGCGGGAACTTCGTTTTCATATTCATGGACAGAAAAGAGCAGAACAAACTGATAGAACAGCTCCGGCAGAAGAACATAGCAGTTCGAAGTTTCAGAGAAGGTGTTAGAATCACTATCGGAAAAAGAGAAGAGAACGAAACTATTCTGAAAGAACTGGAGGTGTTCAGATGACGGTGGAAAGGATAGAAAACGGTGTCATTGTTCAAAGAAACACGAAGGAGATAGAGATCTCCATAACACTGGACACGGTTCACGGAAAACTCGAAGGAAGCACCGGTGTGAACTTCTTCGATCATCTTTTGAACACTTTCTGTCACTATTCGGGACTGGGTCTCAGGGTGAGCACCTGTGAGAGCAAAGACGGTATCCTTCACCATCTGATAGAGGACTTTGGAATCTCCCTGGGACAGGCGTTCAGGGAGCTCTTCGACTACACGAAGGTGAAAAGGTTCGGCGAGGCCTCCGTTCCTATGAACGAGGCGCTCATAGGATGTTACGTGGATCTCTCTGGAAGGCCCTTCTTCCAGAAGAATTTTGAATTCTCCGTGGAGAAGATAGAGGACATGCCCGTTGAAGGTTTCGAGGAGTTCATGAACGGCTTTGTCAACCATGCAAGGATCACAGTTCACTTCTTCAAGTTCTTTGGAAAGAACGACCATCACATCTCCGAATCTGCCATGAAGTCCTTTGGGCTTGCAATCGCCCGTGCACTGGAAAGATCGGACACCAGAACCACCAAGGGTGTGATAGATTGAGGATCGGAATAATTGCCGTTGGCCCCGGCAACATCATGAACCTCTACCGAGGAGTGAAAAGAGCGGCCGAGGGCCTTGAAAACGTCTCCATAGATCTGGTAGAAAATCCTCAGAAAGATCTGTACGACCTTCTCTTCATTCCCGGTGTTGGGCACTTTGGAGAAGGAATGAGAAGGTTGAAAGAAAACGGCCTGATCGACTTCATAGAAGAACACGTGGAAGACGGAAAGTACGTTGTCGGTGTCTGTCTTGGTATGCAACTTTTGTTCGAAGAAAGCGAAGAGGCACCGGGTGTGAGAGGGCTTTCCCTGATAGATGGAAACGTTGTGAAACTGAAAAGCAAAAGACTTCCCCACATGGGATGGAACGAGGTGATCTTCAAGGACACCTTTCCGAGCGGATACTATTACTTCGTTCACACTTACAGGGTCGTGTGTGAAAAGGACTACGTTCTGGGAACGACAGAGTACGACGGGGAGATCTTTCCTTCATCCGTCAGAAAAGGAAAAATACTCGGTTTCCAGTTCCATCCGGAGAAGAGTTCGAAGATAGGAAAGAAACTCCTCAGGAAGGTGATCGAATGCTCGTCATCCCGGCCATAGACCTGTACAGAAAAAAGGTCGTGAGGATGGTCAAGGGTAAAAAGGAAAACACGATATTCTACGAGAAGGATCCCATTGAACTTGTGGAAAAACTCGTCGAGGAGGGATTTTCTCTCATCCACGTGGTGGATCTTTCAAGAGCCATAGAGGAAAGCGATGAAAACCTGCCGGTTCTGGAAAAACTCTCATCCTATGCCGATCACATTCAAATCGGCGGTGGAATAAGGATACTGGAGTACGCAAAAAAACTCCTCGGAATGGGATTCAGAAGACAGATCGTGAGTTCAAAGGTGCTGGAAGATCCCTCTTTCCTGAAGAAGTTAAAAGAAATCGGAGTGAATCCAGTCTTCAGTCTCGACACAAGAGAAGGGAAGGTGGCGTTCAAGGGCTGGCTGGATGAAAAAGACATCGATCCTGTTTTTCTTGTGAACAGATTGAAAGAGTTCGGCCTTGAAGAGATCGTCCACACGGAGATAGAAAAGGATGGCACCCTGAAAGAGCACGATTTCTCTCTGACGGAAAGGATCGCCCTGGAAACGGGTGTGAAAGTGATAGCAGCGGGTGGTATCTCCTCAGAACGTTCCCTAGAGGAGGCTCTTGAGGTCCACAGAAGAACGAACGGTCTTTTGAAGGGTGTGATCGTGGGAAGAGCGTTTCTGGAAGGCACCCTCACAGTCGAGGTGATGAAAAGGTATGCTTGCCAAGAGAATAATAGCGTGTCTTGATGTGAAAGATGGTCGCGTGGTGAAGGGTACGAACTTTGAAAACCTCAGAGACAGCGGAGATCCCGTTGAACTGGGAAAGCTTTACTCCG is a genomic window containing:
- the hisC gene encoding histidinol-phosphate transaminase, giving the protein MNPVDLIIKRAYPYETEKRDRIYLALNENPFPFPKELTEEVFRKLEGDKMRIYYDSPDEELIEKILEYLDADFLRENNVSIGNGADEIIYVMMLMFERAVFFPPTYSCYRIFAKAVGAKYLEIPLTKYLKIPEVDVGEGDVVFIPNPNNPTGHVFEREEIEKILKKGAFVALDEAYYEFHGESYIDLLKEYENLAIIRTFSKAFSLAAQRIGYVISSEKFIDAYNRVRLPFNVSYVSQTFAKVALEHIDIFKERIEYIVSERERMKKALKELNYSISDSRGNFVFIFMDRKEQNKLIEQLRQKNIAVRSFREGVRITIGKREENETILKELEVFR
- the hisA gene encoding 1-(5-phosphoribosyl)-5-((5-phosphoribosylamino)methylideneamino)imidazole-4-carboxamide isomerase → MLVIPAIDLYRKKVVRMVKGKKENTIFYEKDPIELVEKLVEEGFSLIHVVDLSRAIEESDENLPVLEKLSSYADHIQIGGGIRILEYAKKLLGMGFRRQIVSSKVLEDPSFLKKLKEIGVNPVFSLDTREGKVAFKGWLDEKDIDPVFLVNRLKEFGLEEIVHTEIEKDGTLKEHDFSLTERIALETGVKVIAAGGISSERSLEEALEVHRRTNGLLKGVIVGRAFLEGTLTVEVMKRYACQENNSVS
- the hisB gene encoding imidazoleglycerol-phosphate dehydratase (catalyzes the dehydration of D-erythro-1-(imidazol-4-yl)glycerol 3-phosphate to 3-(imidazol-4-yl)-2-oxopropyl phosphate in histidine biosynthesis), with the protein product MTVERIENGVIVQRNTKEIEISITLDTVHGKLEGSTGVNFFDHLLNTFCHYSGLGLRVSTCESKDGILHHLIEDFGISLGQAFRELFDYTKVKRFGEASVPMNEALIGCYVDLSGRPFFQKNFEFSVEKIEDMPVEGFEEFMNGFVNHARITVHFFKFFGKNDHHISESAMKSFGLAIARALERSDTRTTKGVID
- the hisH gene encoding imidazole glycerol phosphate synthase subunit HisH encodes the protein MRIGIIAVGPGNIMNLYRGVKRAAEGLENVSIDLVENPQKDLYDLLFIPGVGHFGEGMRRLKENGLIDFIEEHVEDGKYVVGVCLGMQLLFEESEEAPGVRGLSLIDGNVVKLKSKRLPHMGWNEVIFKDTFPSGYYYFVHTYRVVCEKDYVLGTTEYDGEIFPSSVRKGKILGFQFHPEKSSKIGKKLLRKVIECSSSRP